One region of SAR324 cluster bacterium genomic DNA includes:
- a CDS encoding alanine--glyoxylate aminotransferase family protein: protein MNELNPSARILLGPGPSNIHPRVYRALSTPVVGHLDPDFLKIMDEIQEMLRMVFQTKNRFTIAVSGTGSAGMEASIVNVVEPGDQVIVGLNGVFGNRLADVVSRCGGEVIPLTADWGQPIEPHRVEDALKKHNGVKAVVLVHAETSTGILQPLEEIGVMCRNHSALFIVDTVTSLGGVPVKVDEWGIDVCYSGTQKCLSCPPGLSPMTFSDKAMHVIKSRKNKVQSWYLDMNLIESYWSESNRVYHHTAPVSMNYALREALRIILEEGLDQRFQRHLENSHYLIDHLRESGLMPAVDAAYRLPPLNAIRVPENVDEMAIRKKLLLQYGIEIGAGLGELKGKIWRIGLMGESSNKANIVYLLHALREILKH from the coding sequence ATGAATGAATTGAATCCTTCTGCCAGAATATTGCTCGGGCCTGGTCCCAGCAATATTCATCCTCGTGTGTATCGTGCGTTATCCACCCCGGTTGTGGGCCATCTGGACCCTGATTTTCTGAAAATAATGGATGAAATTCAGGAAATGCTCAGGATGGTTTTTCAGACAAAAAACCGATTCACCATTGCGGTTTCAGGTACCGGCAGTGCGGGGATGGAAGCCTCCATTGTCAATGTGGTCGAACCGGGAGATCAGGTGATTGTCGGTTTGAACGGTGTGTTTGGCAATCGTCTGGCTGATGTGGTTTCACGTTGCGGCGGCGAAGTGATTCCGTTGACAGCCGATTGGGGACAGCCGATTGAACCTCATCGGGTCGAGGACGCGTTGAAAAAACATAACGGGGTTAAGGCTGTGGTACTGGTTCATGCAGAAACTTCCACAGGAATTCTTCAGCCACTGGAAGAGATTGGCGTCATGTGCCGCAACCATTCCGCACTGTTCATTGTGGATACAGTCACTTCTCTGGGCGGTGTTCCGGTAAAGGTGGATGAATGGGGAATTGATGTGTGTTACAGCGGAACCCAGAAATGTTTGAGCTGTCCTCCGGGATTGTCCCCGATGACCTTCAGTGACAAGGCGATGCATGTGATCAAATCCAGAAAAAATAAGGTTCAAAGCTGGTATCTGGACATGAACCTCATTGAAAGTTACTGGTCAGAAAGCAACCGGGTTTATCATCACACGGCTCCGGTGAGCATGAACTACGCCTTGAGAGAAGCACTGCGAATTATTCTGGAAGAAGGTCTGGATCAACGATTTCAACGCCACCTGGAAAACAGCCATTACCTGATTGATCATTTGAGAGAATCAGGATTGATGCCAGCCGTCGATGCGGCTTATCGACTGCCGCCTTTGAATGCCATCCGTGTTCCTGAAAATGTGGATGAAATGGCCATCCGAAAAAAACTCCTGCTACAATATGGCATCGAAATTGGAGCGGGGTTGGGGGAGTTGAAAGGAAAAATCTGGAGAATCGGTTTGATGGGAGAATCCTCCAATAAAGCCAATATTGTTTATCTGCTCCATGCTTTGCGGGAAATCCTTAAACATTGA
- a CDS encoding AbrB/MazE/SpoVT family DNA-binding domain-containing protein, translating into MTAIKTQIVRIGNSQGIRLSKAIMKQCHLSREVLLEPHDDALVIKPVKTTRKDWNKQFQEMALNHEDTMLEPSVSTQWDQEEWVW; encoded by the coding sequence ATGACTGCTATTAAAACACAAATCGTTCGTATTGGTAATTCACAGGGAATCCGACTTTCAAAAGCAATTATGAAACAATGTCACTTATCCAGAGAAGTTCTACTGGAACCACACGATGACGCCTTAGTGATCAAACCTGTAAAAACGACAAGAAAAGACTGGAATAAACAATTTCAGGAAATGGCATTAAATCATGAAGATACCATGCTTGAACCATCAGTCTCCACCCAATGGGATCAGGAGGAGTGG